GGCCCCCGACCAGGACCGGAGCGGGACCGGCCACGCCATTACGGTCCGAGAACACCTGCGGGTGCAGCGCATCCGTCTGGCCGGGCGCTGGGAAAGCTACGCGGTGGCCGGCACTCCCGCCGACTGCGTCAAGCTGGCTTTGCTCGAACTCTGCCCCGGCCCTCCGGACCTGGTGGTCGCGGGGATCAATGCGGGGGCCAACCTGGGGATCGACGTGTTTTACTCAGGCACGGTGGCGGCCGCGCTGGAAGGGGCGCTCATGGGCCTTCCCAGCATCGCCGTCTCGTGCATCACCGACAAACAAGCGCCCCGTTTCGAGGCGGCCCAGAAGGTCGTTCCCGTCCTGGCCTCGTGGATGATGACGCGGGATACGCGGTTGGCGGCCGTGCTCAACGTCAATGTGCCCGAGGGCGCGTTCGGCGGGGCGGAGGCCATACGCTGGACGCGGCTGGGGCTGAAACGGCGCTACCGGGACTGGTTCGAGCGGCATGCCCAGGGAGACGGGGACCATCACTTCCGGTTGATGGGGGATGCCGACGAGGCGGACCAGGACGACCCATCCACCGACGCCGGCGCGGTTCACCACAACTTCATCTCCGTGACCCCCGTCCACTTCGACCTCACCGATTACTCTTTGATAGAGGAGCTGGGAGCCGCCCCGGGCGGTCGGTTCGAGGTCGCCGGTCGGGCGGCCTCGAAGGATTTCCGCCGGAGCGGCGCATCACAGGACGGCCGGACCGCCTGAGGCCAAGGCCGGGGCCGGGTGCCCCGGTGCAAGGGGAGAGGGATTTGCGACGGGCGGGGAGACCTGGACAGGCGCGGGCCCTGGCAAGGGCGCTCGTGGCTTTCTCGGCCGCGGCAGCAGGGTGGCTCGCCGTCGCAGGTCAAGGGGCCCTGGGGTCAGCCGCTCTCATGCCGGCTCCTGTCGAGTGGCGCAGCGTCCTGCAGGCGGCTTCCGGTCGCGAGGATCCCGAGGGCGGCCTCTTGCGGGCGGCT
This portion of the Bacillota bacterium genome encodes:
- the surE gene encoding 5'/3'-nucleotidase SurE, which encodes APDQDRSGTGHAITVREHLRVQRIRLAGRWESYAVAGTPADCVKLALLELCPGPPDLVVAGINAGANLGIDVFYSGTVAAALEGALMGLPSIAVSCITDKQAPRFEAAQKVVPVLASWMMTRDTRLAAVLNVNVPEGAFGGAEAIRWTRLGLKRRYRDWFERHAQGDGDHHFRLMGDADEADQDDPSTDAGAVHHNFISVTPVHFDLTDYSLIEELGAAPGGRFEVAGRAASKDFRRSGASQDGRTA